In one Tessaracoccus palaemonis genomic region, the following are encoded:
- a CDS encoding MFS transporter — MTLISALRRLWRHAAFRRLLTLRILSQAADGTLQVGMASYILFSPTSQPDAWAIAGVLALTLLPFTVIGPFVSPRLDRWSRRDVALWSDVARAVLSVTIGIVIFTGSTGGVWSVVLFGALLVAMSINRFMLAGLSAGLQHTVEEDEYLTASSIVPTVGPLGVVIGAVVGVAARFAFADTLGADGANALVFWLAAVLFVGSVLRCRGFARDALGPSATESRDSSGVREVLSGLGEAGRHLASRGVAVVALSLMGVTRLLFGLLSVAIILAARNIWHPIDQPDAALADLTVWGVFTGAGFILSAPLVPVLVRRLGLARTGFALLVGAGVVTLAVSGTSAQWALYLGSFLIGLGVQSFKICVDTIVQAHIDEGYKGRVFTFYDMTFNGAFVLAGVVAAFVLPSSGLSTVAFVVMALVYFGCAAVLAASRRRLGAAEFEKGTEDLVPTQA; from the coding sequence TTGACGCTCATCTCCGCCCTGCGGCGCCTGTGGAGGCACGCGGCCTTCCGCCGTCTGCTGACCCTGCGCATCCTGAGCCAGGCGGCCGACGGCACGCTGCAGGTGGGGATGGCGAGCTACATCCTCTTCTCGCCGACATCCCAGCCCGACGCGTGGGCCATCGCCGGCGTGCTCGCCCTGACGCTGCTGCCGTTCACCGTCATCGGCCCGTTCGTGTCACCGCGTCTCGACCGCTGGTCGAGACGCGACGTGGCGCTGTGGTCCGACGTCGCGCGGGCGGTGCTGTCCGTGACCATCGGCATCGTCATCTTCACCGGGAGCACCGGCGGGGTATGGAGCGTCGTGCTGTTCGGGGCGCTGCTCGTGGCCATGAGCATCAACCGGTTCATGCTGGCCGGCCTGTCGGCTGGGCTGCAGCACACCGTCGAGGAGGATGAGTACCTCACCGCGAGCTCGATCGTGCCGACGGTCGGCCCGCTGGGCGTCGTCATCGGCGCGGTCGTGGGGGTCGCCGCCCGGTTCGCCTTCGCGGACACACTGGGCGCCGACGGCGCCAACGCCCTGGTCTTCTGGCTGGCAGCGGTGCTGTTCGTCGGCTCGGTGCTGCGGTGCCGCGGGTTCGCGCGAGACGCGCTCGGCCCGTCGGCGACGGAATCACGCGACTCCTCAGGCGTGCGGGAGGTCCTGTCCGGGCTCGGTGAGGCGGGCCGACACCTGGCGTCGCGCGGGGTGGCCGTCGTCGCGTTGTCGTTGATGGGCGTGACCAGGCTGCTGTTCGGGCTGCTCAGCGTCGCGATCATCCTGGCCGCGCGCAACATCTGGCACCCGATCGACCAGCCCGACGCGGCGCTCGCCGACCTGACCGTGTGGGGCGTCTTCACCGGTGCCGGGTTCATCCTGTCGGCTCCTCTGGTGCCCGTGCTGGTGCGCCGGCTGGGGCTGGCCCGCACCGGGTTCGCGCTGCTGGTGGGCGCCGGGGTCGTCACGTTGGCCGTGTCCGGCACGTCGGCCCAGTGGGCCTTGTACCTCGGCAGTTTCCTCATCGGCCTGGGTGTGCAGTCGTTCAAGATCTGCGTCGACACCATCGTGCAGGCGCACATCGACGAGGGCTACAAGGGGCGGGTCTTCACGTTCTACGACATGACCTTCAACGGCGCCTTCGTGCTGGCGGGAGTCGTCGCGGCGTTCGTTCTCCCGTCGAGCGGCCTGTCCACCGTCGCCTTCGTCGTCATGGCGTTGGTCTACTTCGGCTGTGCGGCGGTTCTGGCCGCGTCGCGGCGTCGCCTCGGCGCCGCTGAGTTCGAGAAGGGCACGGAGGACCTGGTCCCGACCCAGGCGTGA